The following coding sequences are from one Thermostaphylospora chromogena window:
- a CDS encoding ADP-ribosylglycohydrolase family protein codes for MIRLTWVQPEDLVGHELRQAEQDGRRVGDLAARWREAGGHDAPPRAGASPQPAPPGLRELAEEILDELAARTSPLEEPSELEAIIAACPDWPAKGRRVAPDPDRVLGAWRGRAAGCVLGKPVEKIPRAGIREIAEATGNWPIRGWFTAVGLPPEVAARWPWNRRSAGNSLAENITGIPEDDDLNFPLLGLALLERHGRDFTTDDVAQMWLNELPGGRVFTAERVAYRNLLTGLEPPLTATHRNPFREWIGALIRADVYGWVNPGDPAAAARMAWRDARLSHTANGVYGAMFAAAMCAAALVASSAEEAVAAGLSVVPERSRLAAALRHAVEVASREPDFERVVDALYERHGDLHWVHTINNAALIAAALVHGRGDFTATIAGAVAGGWDTDSAGATAGSVAGALAGDRGIPERWKMEDRLSSSITGFDGIGLDELARRTLEVT; via the coding sequence ATGATCCGTCTCACCTGGGTGCAGCCGGAGGACCTGGTCGGGCACGAGCTGCGGCAGGCGGAGCAGGACGGCAGGCGGGTCGGCGACCTGGCCGCCCGGTGGCGGGAGGCGGGCGGCCACGACGCCCCGCCCCGCGCCGGAGCGTCGCCGCAGCCGGCCCCGCCCGGCCTGCGCGAGCTGGCCGAGGAGATCCTCGACGAGCTGGCCGCCCGTACCTCGCCGCTGGAGGAGCCGTCGGAGCTGGAGGCGATCATCGCCGCCTGCCCCGACTGGCCCGCAAAGGGCCGCCGGGTCGCCCCCGACCCGGACCGGGTTCTCGGCGCGTGGCGCGGACGTGCCGCCGGGTGCGTGCTCGGCAAGCCGGTGGAGAAGATCCCCCGCGCGGGCATCAGGGAGATCGCCGAGGCCACCGGCAACTGGCCGATCCGCGGCTGGTTCACCGCCGTCGGGCTGCCGCCGGAGGTCGCCGCCAGGTGGCCGTGGAACCGGCGCAGCGCGGGCAACTCGCTGGCCGAGAACATCACGGGCATACCCGAGGACGACGACCTCAACTTCCCGCTGCTCGGCCTGGCGCTGCTCGAACGGCACGGGCGCGACTTCACCACCGACGACGTGGCCCAGATGTGGCTGAACGAACTGCCCGGCGGCCGGGTCTTCACCGCCGAACGCGTCGCCTACCGCAACCTCCTCACCGGCCTGGAACCGCCGCTGACCGCCACCCACCGCAACCCGTTCCGCGAGTGGATCGGCGCGCTGATCAGGGCCGACGTCTACGGGTGGGTGAACCCCGGGGACCCGGCGGCCGCCGCGCGCATGGCGTGGCGGGACGCCCGGCTCAGCCACACCGCCAACGGCGTCTACGGCGCGATGTTCGCCGCCGCGATGTGCGCCGCGGCGCTGGTCGCCTCCTCGGCGGAGGAGGCGGTCGCGGCGGGGTTGTCGGTGGTTCCCGAGCGGTCGCGGCTGGCCGCCGCCCTGCGGCACGCGGTCGAGGTCGCCTCCCGCGAACCCGACTTCGAACGGGTGGTGGACGCGCTGTACGAGCGCCACGGCGACCTGCACTGGGTGCACACGATCAACAACGCCGCGCTGATCGCGGCGGCGCTCGTGCACGGGCGCGGCGACTTCACCGCGACCATCGCCGGAGCGGTGGCCGGCGGCTGGGACACCGACTCGGCCGGCGCCACCGCCGGGTCGGTGGCCGGGGCGCTGGCCGGCGACCGGGGCATCCCGGAACGGTGGAAGATGGAGGACCGGCTGTCCAGCAGCATCACCGGCTTCGACGGGATCGGGCTGGACGAACTCGCCCGCCGCACCCTGGAGGTCACGTGA
- a CDS encoding ribokinase: MISVFGSANMDLVAYTGRAPALGETVTGHAFRTIPGGKGANQAVAAARAGARTAFIGAVGDDALGPQIRAALADAGVDVSRLRTVPGPSGIAHIVVEDSGGNSIIVIPGANGTVTGPAEDDVAVIRRSAALLLQLELPMDAVVAAARAARASGRERPAVVLTPAPARELPAELLQAVDLIVPNEHEAAAITGETDPEKALAALLATVPEAVVTLGGEGALYGSRGSAPVHVPAFKVEATDTTAAGDTFAGALAVARTEGMPPERALRFASAAAALSVQREGASTSMPTRSEIDAFLTVSGGNP, translated from the coding sequence GTGATCAGCGTATTCGGCAGCGCCAACATGGACCTGGTCGCCTACACCGGCCGCGCGCCCGCGCTCGGCGAGACGGTCACCGGCCACGCCTTCCGCACCATCCCCGGAGGCAAGGGCGCGAACCAGGCCGTCGCCGCCGCCAGGGCCGGGGCGCGCACGGCGTTCATCGGCGCGGTGGGGGACGACGCGTTGGGCCCGCAGATACGCGCGGCCCTCGCCGACGCCGGCGTGGACGTCTCCCGCCTGCGCACCGTGCCCGGCCCGTCGGGGATCGCGCACATCGTGGTGGAGGACAGCGGCGGCAACTCGATCATCGTGATACCCGGCGCGAACGGTACGGTCACCGGCCCCGCCGAAGACGACGTCGCGGTGATCCGCCGCTCCGCCGCGCTGCTGCTTCAGCTCGAACTCCCCATGGACGCCGTGGTGGCCGCGGCCCGTGCCGCCCGCGCCTCCGGGCGGGAGCGGCCCGCCGTCGTGCTCACCCCCGCCCCCGCCCGCGAGCTCCCCGCCGAGCTGCTGCAGGCGGTGGACCTGATCGTGCCGAACGAGCACGAGGCGGCCGCGATCACCGGCGAGACCGACCCGGAGAAGGCGCTCGCCGCGCTGCTCGCAACGGTGCCCGAGGCGGTCGTCACCCTCGGCGGCGAGGGCGCCCTGTACGGCTCGCGCGGATCGGCGCCCGTGCACGTGCCCGCCTTCAAGGTCGAGGCGACGGACACCACCGCCGCCGGCGACACCTTCGCGGGCGCGCTCGCCGTCGCCCGGACCGAGGGGATGCCGCCCGAGCGGGCCCTGCGCTTCGCCTCGGCCGCCGCCGCCCTGTCGGTGCAGCGCGAGGGCGCCAGCACGTCGATGCCCACACGATCCGAGATCGACGCCTTCCTCACCGTGTCCGGAGGGAACCCATGA
- a CDS encoding CaiB/BaiF CoA transferase family protein, whose translation MKPLDGVRVLDLATLFAGPTAAMLLGDFGADVIKVEHPSRPDPSRGHGPGGLWWKMLGRNKRTMTLDLSTPEGQDLLVELARRADVIIENFRPGTLERWNLSYERLSAANPGLVLARVTGFGQFGPYARRPGFGTLAEAMSGFAAMTGEPDGPPTLPPFGLADGICALATAYAVMTALRAREHTGRGQVADLSIIEPILTVLGAQPTIYDKLGIVQPRTGNRSVNNAPRNTYRCADGSWVAVSTSAQSIAERVMRLVGRPDVVDEPWFATGKGRAEHADELDAAVAAWVGERTREEVLAAFEEAEAAVAPIYDVRDVMADPQLAALDAITTVVDPELGELRMQNVMFRLSDTPGEIRWPGRPHGADTDEILAELGLPPSRIAELRDKGVI comes from the coding sequence ATGAAGCCACTGGACGGCGTCCGCGTGCTCGACCTGGCGACGCTGTTCGCCGGGCCGACCGCGGCGATGCTGCTCGGCGACTTCGGCGCCGACGTGATCAAAGTGGAGCACCCGTCGCGCCCCGACCCCTCGCGCGGGCACGGGCCCGGCGGGCTGTGGTGGAAGATGCTCGGCCGCAACAAGCGGACCATGACCCTCGACCTGTCCACCCCCGAGGGGCAGGACCTGCTGGTCGAACTGGCCCGGCGCGCCGATGTGATCATCGAGAACTTCCGCCCGGGCACGCTGGAGCGGTGGAACCTGTCCTACGAGCGGCTCTCGGCGGCCAACCCCGGTCTGGTGCTCGCCCGGGTCACCGGGTTCGGCCAGTTCGGCCCCTACGCGCGGCGTCCCGGCTTCGGCACCCTCGCCGAGGCGATGAGCGGCTTCGCCGCCATGACCGGCGAGCCGGACGGGCCGCCCACGCTGCCGCCGTTCGGCCTGGCCGACGGCATCTGCGCGCTCGCCACCGCGTACGCGGTGATGACCGCGCTGCGCGCCCGCGAGCACACCGGGCGCGGCCAGGTCGCCGACCTGTCGATCATCGAGCCGATCCTGACCGTGCTCGGCGCGCAGCCCACCATCTACGACAAGCTCGGCATCGTGCAGCCCCGCACCGGCAACCGGTCGGTCAACAACGCGCCGCGCAACACCTACCGGTGCGCCGACGGCTCCTGGGTGGCCGTGTCCACGTCCGCGCAGAGCATCGCCGAACGGGTGATGCGCCTGGTCGGCCGTCCCGACGTGGTGGACGAGCCGTGGTTCGCCACCGGAAAGGGCCGCGCCGAGCACGCCGACGAGCTCGACGCCGCGGTGGCCGCCTGGGTGGGGGAGCGCACCCGGGAGGAGGTGCTCGCCGCCTTCGAGGAGGCCGAGGCCGCGGTGGCGCCGATCTACGACGTGCGTGACGTCATGGCCGACCCGCAGCTCGCCGCCCTGGACGCGATCACCACGGTCGTCGACCCCGAACTCGGCGAGCTGCGCATGCAGAACGTGATGTTCCGGCTGTCGGACACTCCGGGCGAGATCCGCTGGCCCGGCCGTCCGCACGGCGCCGACACCGACGAGATCCTCGCCGAACTCGGCCTTCCCCCGTCCCGGATCGCCGAACTCCGGGACAAGGGCGTGATCTGA
- a CDS encoding NAD(P)-binding domain-containing protein — translation MVVVGAGQAGLSSAYFLRRAGLGFVVLDRSPGPGGAWRRRWPSLTMSAVHGIHDLPGMRMGETDPDAPAAEVVPRYFADFERAFDLPVLRPVEVRAVRGLPDGRLLVESTAGEWTARALINATGTWERPFWPRYPGQETFRGRQLHTADYTGRDEFAGQRVVVVGGGASAIQLLIEIAEVAETVWVTRRPPRFFPGPFTSEHGRAAVAVVAERVRRGLPPGSVVSATGYPITPEVRRAMDAGVLKRWPMFDRITPTGVAWDDGREIPADVILWCTGFRPVLDHLAPLRLREPGGGIRVEGTRVVRDPRIHLVGYGPSASTIGANRAGRAAVREIRELLGSAAA, via the coding sequence GTGGTGGTCGTCGGAGCCGGGCAGGCGGGCCTGTCCAGCGCCTACTTCCTGCGCCGGGCCGGGCTCGGCTTCGTGGTCCTCGACCGGTCGCCGGGGCCGGGCGGTGCGTGGCGGCGGCGCTGGCCGTCGTTGACCATGAGCGCCGTGCACGGCATCCACGACCTGCCCGGGATGCGCATGGGCGAGACCGACCCGGACGCGCCCGCCGCCGAGGTGGTGCCGCGGTACTTCGCCGACTTCGAGCGCGCCTTCGACCTGCCGGTGCTGCGCCCGGTGGAGGTGCGCGCGGTACGCGGTCTTCCCGACGGGCGGCTGCTGGTGGAGAGCACGGCGGGCGAGTGGACGGCACGCGCGCTGATCAACGCCACCGGCACCTGGGAGCGGCCGTTCTGGCCCCGCTACCCCGGCCAGGAGACCTTCCGCGGCCGCCAGCTCCACACCGCCGACTACACCGGACGAGACGAGTTCGCCGGTCAGCGGGTCGTGGTCGTCGGCGGGGGAGCGTCCGCGATCCAGCTCCTCATCGAGATCGCCGAGGTCGCCGAGACCGTCTGGGTCACCCGCCGCCCGCCCCGGTTCTTCCCCGGCCCCTTCACCAGCGAGCACGGCCGGGCGGCGGTCGCCGTGGTGGCCGAGCGGGTACGGCGCGGCCTGCCGCCGGGCAGCGTGGTCAGCGCGACCGGCTACCCGATCACACCGGAGGTGCGGCGGGCGATGGACGCGGGCGTGCTGAAGCGGTGGCCGATGTTCGACCGGATCACCCCCACGGGCGTGGCCTGGGACGACGGGCGGGAGATCCCCGCCGACGTCATCCTGTGGTGCACCGGCTTCCGGCCGGTGCTCGATCACCTGGCCCCGCTGCGGCTGCGCGAACCCGGCGGCGGCATCCGCGTCGAGGGCACCCGCGTCGTCCGCGACCCCCGCATCCACCTGGTCGGCTACGGACCCTCGGCGAGCACCATCGGGGCCAACCGGGCCGGCCGCGCGGCGGTGCGGGAGATCCGCGAGTTGCTGGGCAGCGCCGCCGCCTGA
- a CDS encoding DUF2203 domain-containing protein, which translates to MERIFSVEQARAMLPEVLERADEFVRLRADLAELSHDLRTVGRSPLGGLAEAKALDARMEEILGWFTDQGVEVKGVAPLLLDFPAELDGVSVRLCWLEGDRELAWYHRTELGFLGRRRIP; encoded by the coding sequence GTGGAGCGGATCTTCAGCGTGGAACAGGCGCGGGCCATGCTGCCCGAGGTGCTCGAACGCGCCGACGAGTTCGTGCGGCTCCGAGCCGACCTGGCCGAGCTCTCCCACGACCTGCGGACGGTGGGCCGGTCGCCTCTCGGCGGGCTGGCGGAGGCCAAGGCGCTCGACGCGCGGATGGAGGAGATCCTGGGCTGGTTCACCGACCAGGGCGTCGAGGTCAAGGGCGTGGCGCCGCTGCTGCTCGACTTCCCCGCCGAGCTGGACGGCGTGTCGGTGCGGCTGTGCTGGCTGGAAGGCGACCGCGAGCTGGCCTGGTATCACCGCACCGAGCTGGGCTTCCTCGGCCGTCGCCGCATCCCCTGA
- a CDS encoding MXAN_6230/SCO0854 family RING domain-containing protein, whose translation MPRRIRRALLDRLNRLSTPLLVEDLHRYGEAWKRMAEALHPHEWWRRYPRAALAFAVLRRTPLDPATPFGEAMLAAAADQPELLRFDGVRLRWTTFGGKVEGALRERDLAAALRLLARRPGELARRLAHLARLPAMRPGDGSAAADGRADAARAAAALGEAVATAAPRVSPGVLVAALAQMRTRPGGSRLFPVRGGAARAVVAPDVRPPVPAATAAAVSSAVTGEMLRRAAVLGPVEVALLDAALADLAAPTAERSASSALTRLTRGSVQPIPDGERIRLFLHWAEPAGLRVDLDLSVIVFDREWRSLDWCDYTKLRAGRGALVHSGDLTSAPEPLGASEFVDMNLNRLGEYGARYVMPVVFSYNAVPFEELVRGFAGFMADPQDGPFDARAVRQRFDLGGAAKVLVPFIADLHTRTLLWVDLNVGVSGMDHNVLSHRERLGELGAGVVDVFRREGRVTLWEVACWHAAARAGEVLLRRRDGTITRHRRAAGEEPAAFAARLLAAPSAPASPTPPGAEAAGRPDFAAVVDGDVEVREDAEVYALYPGLLDPTRVRLQGPSSLLSSLAPERSPAPVTV comes from the coding sequence CTGCCCCGCCGGATCCGCCGGGCGCTGCTGGACCGCCTGAACCGGCTCTCCACGCCGCTGCTGGTGGAGGACCTGCACCGGTACGGCGAGGCGTGGAAACGGATGGCCGAGGCGCTGCACCCGCACGAGTGGTGGCGGCGGTACCCGCGGGCGGCGCTGGCCTTCGCCGTGCTGCGCCGCACCCCGCTGGACCCCGCCACACCGTTCGGCGAGGCGATGCTCGCGGCCGCCGCCGACCAGCCCGAGCTGCTGCGGTTCGACGGCGTGCGGCTGCGGTGGACGACGTTCGGCGGCAAGGTGGAGGGGGCGCTGCGCGAGCGCGACCTCGCGGCGGCGCTGCGGCTGCTGGCCCGCCGCCCCGGCGAGCTGGCCCGCCGCCTGGCGCACCTGGCCCGGCTGCCCGCCATGCGGCCCGGTGACGGATCCGCCGCGGCCGACGGCCGAGCCGACGCCGCGCGGGCCGCCGCCGCGCTCGGCGAGGCGGTCGCGACCGCGGCACCGCGGGTGTCGCCCGGCGTGCTGGTCGCCGCGCTCGCCCAGATGCGCACCCGGCCCGGCGGCAGCAGGCTGTTCCCGGTGCGCGGCGGCGCGGCGCGGGCGGTGGTCGCGCCCGACGTGCGCCCGCCGGTCCCGGCCGCGACGGCGGCGGCGGTGTCCTCGGCCGTCACCGGGGAGATGCTGCGCCGCGCCGCCGTCCTCGGCCCGGTGGAGGTGGCGCTGCTGGATGCGGCCCTGGCCGACCTGGCGGCTCCGACCGCCGAGCGGTCGGCCTCCTCCGCCCTGACCCGGCTGACACGCGGCAGCGTGCAGCCGATCCCGGACGGCGAGCGGATCCGGCTCTTTCTGCACTGGGCCGAGCCCGCGGGCCTGCGCGTCGACCTGGACCTGTCGGTGATCGTGTTCGACCGGGAGTGGCGGTCCCTCGACTGGTGCGACTACACGAAGCTGCGGGCCGGGCGCGGCGCCCTGGTGCACTCGGGCGATCTGACCTCCGCCCCGGAGCCGCTCGGCGCCTCCGAGTTCGTGGACATGAACCTGAACAGGCTGGGCGAGTACGGCGCGCGGTACGTGATGCCGGTCGTGTTCAGCTACAACGCCGTCCCCTTCGAGGAACTGGTCCGGGGGTTCGCCGGTTTCATGGCGGATCCGCAGGACGGCCCGTTCGACGCGCGCGCCGTGCGGCAGCGGTTCGATCTGGGCGGCGCAGCCAAGGTCCTGGTGCCGTTCATCGCCGACCTGCACACGCGGACGTTGCTCTGGGTGGATCTCAACGTCGGCGTCAGCGGGATGGACCACAACGTGCTCAGTCACCGGGAGCGCCTCGGTGAGCTGGGCGCGGGCGTGGTGGACGTCTTCCGCCGGGAGGGCCGGGTGACGCTGTGGGAGGTCGCGTGCTGGCACGCGGCGGCGCGGGCCGGCGAGGTGCTGCTGCGGCGGCGCGACGGCACGATCACCCGCCACCGCCGCGCCGCCGGCGAGGAGCCCGCCGCCTTCGCCGCCCGGCTCCTCGCCGCGCCCTCCGCCCCGGCGTCCCCCACCCCGCCCGGCGCCGAGGCGGCCGGGCGCCCGGACTTCGCGGCGGTCGTGGACGGCGATGTGGAGGTCCGCGAGGACGCGGAGGTCTACGCGCTCTACCCGGGTCTGCTCGACCCGACGCGGGTGCGCCTCCAGGGCCCGTCCTCGCTGCTGTCCTCGCTCGCCCCGGAGCGCTCCCCCGCTCCGGTCACCGTCTGA
- a CDS encoding RING finger family 4 domain-containing protein — protein sequence MNRLAALLLDRRLVAPDLLATGPIPDLRGPVPASWQGLSRTVSVSEGLIALEADLLELGCALSAPLRRRLAELDAWELTIAGRHIVGAMRSKVGGHVDHVPLFRGFPESVPEDAFDFYVRRVFTVLLQEPEQPCVLCGKVATVHPVSPCAHLVCRACWDGSDFSACPICHRRIDPDDPFLLVSAPDAEDDTARDLVPHPRLRLLSLCEDPWAAAEKCVRELLSGQAALRPEDLESVAAFVDTCAPRSARWLPDVIPSREGKATALAALLARAPETLPDLLDRHVDTATDVLRLLNAAMDGDAGLRRARPIAARCPAGSAGRCWTA from the coding sequence ATGAACCGGCTGGCCGCGTTGCTCCTCGATCGCCGTCTGGTGGCACCCGACCTGCTGGCCACGGGGCCCATCCCCGACCTGCGCGGACCCGTGCCCGCCTCCTGGCAGGGGCTGTCGCGCACCGTATCGGTGTCCGAAGGGCTGATCGCGCTGGAGGCCGACCTGCTGGAGCTGGGCTGTGCGCTGTCGGCCCCGCTGCGCCGGCGGCTGGCCGAGCTGGACGCGTGGGAGCTGACGATCGCCGGACGCCACATCGTCGGCGCCATGCGGTCCAAGGTCGGCGGCCACGTCGACCATGTGCCGCTGTTCCGCGGCTTCCCGGAGAGCGTGCCCGAGGACGCCTTCGACTTCTACGTGCGGCGGGTCTTCACCGTGCTGCTGCAGGAGCCCGAGCAGCCGTGCGTGCTGTGCGGGAAGGTCGCCACCGTGCATCCCGTCTCCCCGTGCGCCCACCTCGTGTGCCGGGCGTGCTGGGACGGCTCCGACTTCAGCGCCTGCCCGATCTGCCACCGCAGGATCGACCCGGACGACCCGTTCCTGCTCGTGTCGGCCCCGGACGCCGAGGACGACACGGCCCGGGATCTCGTCCCGCACCCGCGTCTCAGGCTCCTGTCGCTGTGCGAGGACCCGTGGGCCGCCGCCGAGAAGTGCGTCCGCGAGCTGCTCTCCGGTCAGGCCGCGCTGCGCCCGGAGGACCTGGAGAGCGTCGCCGCGTTCGTCGACACGTGCGCGCCCCGGTCGGCCCGGTGGCTGCCGGATGTCATCCCGAGCAGGGAGGGCAAGGCGACCGCGCTCGCCGCCCTGCTGGCCCGCGCGCCGGAGACGCTGCCCGACCTGCTCGACCGGCACGTCGACACCGCGACCGACGTGCTGCGCCTGCTGAACGCCGCGATGGACGGCGACGCCGGGCTGCGGCGCGCCCGCCCCATCGCCGCTCGCTGCCCCGCCGGATCCGCCGGGCGCTGCTGGACCGCCTGA
- a CDS encoding sulfatase-like hydrolase/transferase: MDVSPSRRAFLAGAGGLLTTGLVGTGGAAAAEASSTRLPDQPNFVVIVADDLGWGEVGCYGQKKIKTPNLDRLADEGIRFTNAYSGAPLCAPSRAALLTGLHNGHSTVRENPEGGPQGSLVSADLTFGELLEMAGYRTACIGKWGFGPEVPGQPSFPRKRGFDEFFGYIGHRHAHDYWPDYLWDGNRKVHLGGRFYAPNLFLDRAKRFIRSSAKAGSPFLLYFPTNLPHAPSDVPGDAGRYKNKPWTRANRRHAAQVTLLDDQVAQLVETLRAAGVAHNTIVLFTSDNGPHREKGVTPWLFDSNGPLRADKRDLYEGGIRVPLIVWSPALPRSGAVVDEPVAGWDLLPTLADLAGVPIPDRLDGRSFRGLLTGSPYTPHDYLFWNRPRKGQAIRRGEWKAIRFAPGIAGAGPEGRFELYNLASDLGERDNVAADHPDLVAELDALMDSSVGFDPRVPYGLRVKTDRRVVFGTPHEVTVTLINGSKEPWRDVRLRLDAPPGWRVRGTTRHGELQPGDRLSVTFHVTPPRGGRPRSEKLQARAVFSARGRTVRFRKRRSVVTALTGPADAEA; the protein is encoded by the coding sequence ATGGACGTATCCCCGAGCCGCCGCGCCTTCCTCGCCGGAGCCGGCGGCCTTCTCACGACCGGCCTCGTCGGAACCGGCGGCGCCGCCGCGGCGGAGGCGAGTTCGACGCGGCTGCCGGACCAGCCCAACTTCGTCGTCATCGTCGCCGACGACCTGGGGTGGGGAGAGGTCGGCTGCTACGGACAGAAGAAGATCAAAACCCCGAACCTGGACCGCCTGGCCGACGAGGGAATCCGTTTCACCAACGCCTACTCCGGCGCGCCGCTGTGCGCGCCGTCCCGGGCGGCGCTGCTGACCGGCCTGCACAACGGGCACTCGACGGTGCGGGAGAACCCCGAGGGCGGGCCGCAGGGCTCGCTGGTCAGCGCCGACCTGACCTTCGGCGAGCTGCTGGAGATGGCCGGTTACCGCACCGCGTGCATCGGCAAGTGGGGATTCGGGCCGGAGGTCCCCGGCCAGCCGTCGTTCCCGCGCAAGCGCGGGTTCGACGAGTTCTTCGGCTACATCGGTCACCGCCACGCACACGACTACTGGCCGGACTATCTGTGGGACGGCAACAGAAAGGTCCACCTGGGCGGCAGGTTCTACGCGCCCAACCTCTTCCTGGACCGCGCGAAGAGGTTCATCCGCTCCTCGGCGAAGGCCGGCAGCCCGTTCCTGCTGTACTTCCCCACGAACCTGCCCCACGCTCCCAGCGATGTGCCCGGCGACGCCGGCCGCTACAAGAACAAGCCGTGGACCCGCGCCAACCGCAGGCACGCCGCGCAGGTCACCCTCTTGGACGACCAGGTGGCGCAACTGGTGGAGACGTTGCGCGCGGCGGGCGTGGCGCACAACACGATCGTGCTGTTCACCTCGGACAACGGCCCGCACCGGGAGAAGGGCGTCACGCCCTGGCTGTTCGACTCCAACGGGCCGCTGCGCGCCGACAAGCGCGACCTGTACGAGGGCGGCATCCGCGTCCCGTTGATCGTCTGGTCGCCGGCCCTGCCGCGCTCGGGCGCGGTGGTCGACGAGCCGGTCGCCGGCTGGGACCTGCTGCCCACCCTGGCCGACCTGGCGGGGGTGCCGATACCCGACCGTCTCGACGGCCGCTCCTTCCGCGGCCTGCTCACCGGTTCCCCCTACACCCCGCACGACTATCTGTTCTGGAACCGTCCGCGCAAGGGGCAGGCCATCCGCCGGGGCGAGTGGAAGGCGATCCGGTTCGCGCCCGGCATCGCCGGGGCCGGGCCCGAGGGCCGTTTCGAGCTGTACAACCTCGCCTCCGACCTCGGTGAGCGGGACAACGTGGCGGCCGACCATCCCGACCTCGTCGCCGAGCTCGACGCGCTGATGGACTCCTCGGTCGGCTTCGATCCGCGCGTGCCGTACGGCCTGCGCGTGAAGACCGACCGGCGGGTGGTCTTCGGAACGCCCCACGAGGTGACCGTGACCCTGATCAACGGGTCGAAGGAGCCCTGGCGCGATGTGCGGCTGCGCCTGGACGCGCCGCCGGGGTGGCGGGTGCGCGGCACCACCCGCCACGGCGAGCTGCAGCCGGGCGACAGGCTGTCCGTCACGTTCCACGTCACCCCGCCCCGCGGCGGGCGGCCGAGGTCGGAGAAGCTCCAGGCGCGCGCCGTGTTCTCCGCCCGGGGCCGCACGGTCCGGTTCCGGAAGCGCCGCTCCGTCGTCACCGCGCTCACCGGGCCGGCGGACGCGGAGGCCTGA
- a CDS encoding HNH endonuclease family protein — MKFRITLLTSAFTLSAVIVPAIADAAEAPAESRTVRGAAAPPPPPAVAVARDLLDTLEVAEPGSLEGYSRARFPHWVTIEGTCNTREIVLRRDGQNVTTDAECRAVSGVWESPYDGATWTDASDVDIDHMVPLAEAWRSGAASWSQTERRGFANDLESSQLWAVTDHVNQAKGDKDPARWRPPLRTFHCEYARSWIEVKAKWRLSVDASEKEALREMLGTC; from the coding sequence ATGAAATTTCGCATAACGCTGCTGACCAGCGCATTCACGCTTTCTGCTGTCATCGTTCCCGCCATCGCGGACGCCGCGGAGGCACCCGCCGAAAGCCGGACCGTACGGGGGGCCGCGGCGCCGCCGCCCCCGCCCGCGGTGGCGGTGGCACGGGACCTGCTCGACACCCTCGAGGTGGCCGAGCCCGGCAGCCTCGAGGGGTACAGCCGCGCCAGGTTCCCGCACTGGGTCACCATCGAGGGGACCTGCAACACCCGGGAGATCGTGCTGCGCCGCGACGGGCAGAACGTGACGACCGACGCCGAATGCCGGGCCGTCTCCGGCGTCTGGGAGTCGCCCTACGACGGCGCGACCTGGACCGACGCCTCCGACGTGGACATCGACCACATGGTGCCGCTGGCGGAGGCGTGGCGGTCCGGCGCGGCCTCGTGGTCGCAGACGGAGCGCCGCGGCTTCGCCAACGACCTGGAGTCCAGCCAGCTGTGGGCGGTCACCGACCACGTCAACCAGGCCAAAGGGGATAAAGACCCCGCAAGGTGGCGTCCACCGCTGCGCACCTTCCACTGCGAGTACGCCCGCTCGTGGATCGAGGTCAAGGCGAAATGGCGGCTGTCGGTGGACGCCTCGGAGAAGGAGGCGCTGCGGGAGATGCTCGGCACCTGCTGA